One window from the genome of Musa acuminata AAA Group cultivar baxijiao chromosome BXJ1-4, Cavendish_Baxijiao_AAA, whole genome shotgun sequence encodes:
- the LOC135672662 gene encoding sugar transport protein MST6-like — MAGGALAPSNGEVKRYNGRVTSFVIVTCVIAATGGLIFGYDIGVSGGVTSMDEFLEKFFPSVYQQEKTASGSKNQWCQFDSQMLTSFTSSLYVAGLISTYFASMVTQTFGRKSSMLFGGAAFLLGSAINGVAMNVAMLIIGRILLGVGVGFANQAVPLYLSEMAPPQLRGALNMGFQMATTIGIFVAGLVNYGTGKLHAGYGWRISVALAAVPALIMTLGAIALPDTPNSLVERGLRDQAKATLQKIRGTDDVEAELQDMIEASEEAKKVSDPWSSILRPEHRPHLVMAIAIPMFQQLTGINVIMFYAPVLFKTIGFGDSASLMSAVISGLVNVFATTVSIATVDKFGRRVLFLEGGIQMVVSQVAVGAILGTFFGDAGTGKLSPGLANLVLALICVYVAAFAWSWGPLGWLVPSEIFPLNIRSAGQSIVVGVNFFFTFVIAQLFLMALCHLKSGLFHLFAAFVVVMTLFVVFLVPETKGVPIEEMTLVWKKHWFWKKYMLDDHITPSVHRRED, encoded by the exons ATGGCAGGTGGTGCGTTAGCGCCCTCAAATGGCGAGGTGAAGCGCTACAATGGCCGTGTCACATCCTTCGTGATCGTCACTTGCGTGATCGCGGCCACCGGTGGCCTAATCTTCGGCTACGACATTGGCGTCTCGG GGGGTGTGACTTCCATGGATGAATTCCTTGAGAAGTTCTTCCCATCGGTGTACCAGCAGGAGAAGACGGCCAGCGGGTCGAAGAACCAATGGTGCCAGTTCGACAGCCAAATGCTGACGTCCTTCACGTCGTCCCTCTACGTCGCGGGGCTCATCTCCACCTACTTCGCGTCCATGGTGACCCAGACATTTGGCAGGAAGTCATCCATGCTGTTCGGCGGGGCGGCCTTCCTCCTGGGCTCAGCCATCAATGGCGTCGCCATGAACGTGGCCATGCTCATCATCGGCCGCATTCTGCTCGGTGTCGGCGTGGGGTTCGCCAACCAGGCCGTCCCGCTTTACTTGTCCGAGATGGCACCGCCGCAGCTCCGAGGGGCGCTCAACATGGGGTTCCAGATGGCCACCACCATCGGCATCTTCGTCGCCGGCCTTGTGAATTATGGCACGGGAAAGCTCCATGCGGGATACGGGTGGCGCATATCGGTGGCCCTTGCTGCCGTGCCGGCTCTCATCATGACCCTTGGTGCCATCGCCCTCCCCGACACCCCCAACTCCCTCGTCGAGCGTGGCCTGCGCGACCAGGCCAAGGCCACGCTTCAGAAGATCCGGGGGACCGACGACGTCGAGGCGGAGCTGCAGGACATGATCGAGGCGAGCGAGGAGGCGAAGAAGGTGAGCGACCCCTGGAGTAGCATCCTCCGCCCGGAGCACCGCCCGCATCTCGTCATGGCCATCGCCATCCCCATGTTCCAGCAGCTCACCGGCATCAACGTGATCATGTTCTACGCGCCGGTGCTCTTTAAGACCATCGGCTTCGGGGACAGCGCCTCGCTCATGTCGGCCGTCATCTCCGGCCTCGTCAACGTCTTCGCGACCACCGTGTCCATCGCAACCGTCGACAAGTTCGGCCGCAGGGTCCTGTTCCTGGAGGGCGGGATTCAGATGGTGGTGAGCCAGGTGGCCGTCGGGGCCATCCTGGGGACCTTCTTCGGGGATGCCGGCACCGGGAAGCTCTCGCCAGGGTTGGCCAACCTGGTGCTGGCGCTCATCTGCGTCTACGTCGCAGCGTTCGCGTGGTCGTGGGGGCCGCTCGGCTGGCTGGTACCCAGCGAGATCTTCCCGCTCAACATCCGGTCGGCGGGGCAGTCGATCGTGGTCGGCGTCAACTTCTTCTTCACCTTCGTCATCGCGCAGCTCTTCCTCATGGCGCTCTGCCACCTCAAATCCGGTCTGTTCCACCTGTTCGCTGCCTTCGTGGTAGTGATGACATTGTTCGTCGTCTTCCTGGTGCCCGAGACGAAGGGCGTGCCCATCGAAGAGATGACTCTGGTGTGGAAGAAGCACTGGTTTTGGAAGAAGTACATGCTCGACGACCACATCACGCCATCGGTGCACCGGCGAGAAGACTGA